GagttttattattcaattttttaaaactttggttATCTGCACTGCAAAAGCTTTATAAGGTTGCTGTGTTCATTGGTAAGTGCTTAAAGTCTGTAGGCGTGCCACACATCTTGGTTATATGAAATGATCAGATGTCAATTAAAGAATGTGTTCCACAAAATATCTAGTCTGGTTTCTTGtaattaacaaaatattcatataaagtagttttcATACAAAGATTGCATATAAATAACtcttttagattaaaataaCGCTATTTAAAACTAGGAACAATTAGTTTGGATCCAAATTAGTCCTATTGTTTACATGACCTTAGGGTTGGCACTATTATTAAGTTATCTAATCATGGGATAACACTAAATATATGGAAATACATCAATTGTATCCGTATACTTAGATTTGGACAACCGTAGTCTGCTGAAGCAGCAACTTACAGTCACACTCTGACCTCTAAATTCTTACGCTTGGGTAGCActataaatattttcttaaatgAATACATTGAAAAATTTGATACATTCATTAGAATTGTTTGAGTAGCATATAAAGGGGTGTTTTTTGTTCCATTCCAGAAAGCAAATGACACATCTAAAGCATGGACAAGCTTATTCATACTGTTGTTTGGTGTTTATAGCCTGTGATCATTGAACATCTCAAAGCCTCTTATCAGAAGTGCATGTTATCAAATAGAACTGACCATTACACTATGTATATTTTGCAGAGCTCAGTACGGTTTATGCTGTCGCAAAGACCTGCTCACATGACAAGCTTTTGCTTGCATATTGTATGTAGAGTCATGCAAAGATGAGATgccataaattttttatatctGGCCACTGTTATTCTCAGTATCTGACTACTATAAATGCTCTTGCTGTCAGAGCTTCCTTAAACTTCAGATGTCAAGGCAACTGCTGACGGTCTAGCTAGAATGATGCCATCAGACAACCCACCAAGATGGCCCAACAAGACGAACCCTCATCCTATGGCTCAGCGCGACTCTCAAACAATAGGTAGCTCTGACTACCAGCCTTTCTGATTGTTGAGTGTAATGACAACAATGCGCAACAACGCAGCGTCATTGTTTGGTTGCTGTCAACTGAGAGTGCACTGTACTGTTAGCTGTTCACTGATAACCTATTGCTTACTAAGTTGAGATATATTTTTGCTTCTTAGCGCTATATTTTACGACTAAGATTTTTACGCTTTCATCCGCTGATATGATGACTACATTGTCTACTGATGTTCAGGAAAAGTTGGGCTCTAGTCGGTGAGTTATAATACAGGAAGATTAGGATTGATCCATTCACAGAGGCATCAgcgataatattaataatactaatagTCGTAATAGTAGTAATTAGACTAAAACTTATTTGAAAAGTTGATTTTTTCCCCACAAATCTGTTTCGCGGTGTCACACGGCAGGTGTctttgtttgaaaaataaaactaattactCCACTTATTAATATAAGTGTAGAGTTTTTTGTTTCTTTATATTCTACTTTATCTTATTTATGTTAAGCCATATAATTACTTTCGAACATAATGTTGGATAACTAACTATTTGTAACACTTTTAAAGTCTTACAGATATTTACATGTTATCTTTAACACATCATTTTTATTGTGAGATATCAGTGATGATTGTCTACTCTAAAGGTTAGCCTGGTCTGCATACTGGCGACCAGTGGCTAGCAACAGATATTTGCTAACTAATTACTAGATATATCTGCTGCTTGTAAATGTTTGTTCACCTAAGAGAAGCTGCTAATCTTTGACATAAACAACTTGACATAAAACAACTGAACAACTGAAATACTGCATGTGGTAGGGATGAAGTTCCTAGAGAATGGGTGCCACAGCTGGATCTTTCTCTTTTAAACAGCACCTCTCCCGACAGCGGAGATTTCAAGGAGTATCTTCGTCTCAGTCTAACACCAATGGACCGGACTTCAAACTCCAGGTGTGGTCACAGTTTCACTTCTACGTTACTATTCATTAGCTGGCTAGAACTGTAAATTTATACCATCATTGCTTTTCGGTTGCTATTTTAGTTAGTTAGCATGCTAACTCAAATAGTAGTCAAGGGTTACTATTTTAGTTAGAAAGGTAGATAACCACCCGAACCATGCTTGGGGAGCCTAATTACTTAACCCTTAGAATCACCAGGGTTTGACCACCGATTCAAACCCTGGTAATTTTTAGTCAAATGCAACGAAACAAGGTTCTCTACAGTGATTGGATGTTTTTGCAGTTATTGCCACACCTGGCTCAGAGAGGCTTAACCAGGTCCAAAGGTGTCTACAGTGCAACAGTCTTTATCAATGCATGACTTCCGCCTCTAACAACAAATCTGAAATAATTCTAAAAACGTTTGGAGATTGAAGACAGTTTCTAGTCAACCCAGTCCGTGTGACAATTATTATTTGCGCGCCAAGTGAGCTGATGCAGCCAATTGCTATCTGACTATCTCATTTCACTATTTACCTGTAGTTCCAAGCCTACGCCAGAGACACAACAGCCTCTCTTAAATGCTATGAAGGAGAAACTGCAGGGCATGAAAAAACAACTCACTGAGACAAAGTTGCCAGGATTCCTAACAAGAAAGGAAGTGAGATGGGATCCCTCGATTCCTCAAGAAAAATATTCAAGTAAAGTCTCTATATTTTCAGTGAAACTTCtagatataataacaaaaaaaacatttgatcaacaacaatttaattgAAATGATATTAGCCTCTGCCATTGGATGTCTCAAAACAGTTCTGGATTTTACACCTACAAATAACAAAATGTGTGATTTAAACTTGAAGagttaaaatacaaataattaattgcacaatttaaatttacaaatacatcTAGCAGATTATGCAATACactttttttacattttctataTTCAACAACTTTAACAACAGATATAGTTATAGGCTCAGTGAGTGAGTTTTTGTCTAACTTTCTTGGATTCGTCTACTCTTGTCCAAGGTTTTTATGTAATCACTAGCAAGCCTGAGAGCCTGATTGagttaaaaacaagttttaataaaaggttgatattttataattctaaatatttttacagttgAGGAAGACCACAAACAGGAAGTAACTAAAGCTGGTCTTACAGAGTAAGTTTATCTCTTCAAACAATTCATGGTTTTGAGTCCATCCAAAGTATTTAAAAAGTCCACAgttttcatcaagtttatagtCCCCAAGTGCATGTAAGTCTATGATTGTTAGTATGTCTATGAGTCTTTGCAGGTTCACAGTTGGTATCAGCTCTCTGGTTACTACAAGGTCTATGATAGTTAGTAGGACTAACGGTTTAGCAATTCTATGGTTTTTAGTATGTCTATGGTCTTTAGCACGCTCATTTTTGTAGCGAGTCTGTATGATCGCCTGTAAGTCTTCATGGTTAACAGCGTTATGGTTGGTATTAGATCTTTGGGTCCTGGTAGTTCAATCTACACATATCTAGCTGGCCTTCTGATTggttgatatgtaagttatgtCTGATTGTACGCTGCTTTTATATTTGCTCTTAGATAATCAATTTGAGTAGCTTTGTTTATTCATATTTGAATTCTTTAGTCATCAAGAAATTGGCAGCAGTGGTGACAAGGGCAAAAATACAAAAGAATCCAAATGTAAGAAAAAGACCAGCTGCAAATCAGGTACAATTTATACTAGAATATGTTTAGTGCTAACCATAGTCTGAATATATGTGTGAGACTGGCTATGATATTAAAATTACAGCATTGTAACAAAATTGCAACATTTTCCCATAAGAAAGTAGtgtaatttagagttatcttacaGTAGTTGGATAACTCCTACTTATATCTTGACACCTACGAATGCACTTTTATTGCAAAGTTACATGTTAAAAAACACCCAAGTAGCTCTAAGCCACTCTGAAACTTTACAGACAGTTTTTAGTTCGGTGATGTGCTTTGAGAAAGTCGATTAGCGATCAAAGCTTGTGGTTCATAATTTTAAAGTGCTGTTAATAACTGATTTCCTTTGGTTTTTGTTcttagacagtttatattaacAAAGTGTAGGTTTGTCAACTGATGCGAAGTGCCTCAGCAGcatgttataaatattttattgtagtgGAGATGACTCCTTCTATTGATGGTCAAAATACACAGATGTCAAGGTGAGTATTTATCCACAACCTTGTTTTTTCTAAATAGATTTAACAAACTGGTCAATAGTTGGTTCTATTTGTGTTATTATGTTGTAAGGCTATCAGCAATCTACATGAAGCCCTTCAGAGCAATGAGCAAACGTTCCAAAGGCAATAAAGTCTCACCTTTAGATGAGAAGAAAAGTTCTTGCACCAACACACCCGACAGCGTAGACTCTGGTATGACAGCATGTTATAGTTTCATGTCTTTCTGCCATGTCTCTGGTTGGAGTAGAGTGTCTGCTTGCATATCAGTGTGTCATAAAATGACTCCTTAGCACTATCATGGATTTGCGCAGGCGATTGTATAGCTGACATCGGAAGAGGTCATCATTCATCAGAATTTTTGATGAACTGAGCCATTCTTTTCGCCTCGCTCTGAGCTCTTTCTGTACAAATTCTTTCATCTTCCAAATTCCTTACACTTTTATGAGTCAAAGATCTCTATCTGGTTTTGCATAATCTTATGTACCTCTGTAACTACAAATAACTGTTGTTACATATTGTTGGCTTCAAACAGCAACTGGCTCAAACATAAACTTTTATGCAAGCTAGCTACTGTATATAGCAGCTAGCTATACATCAGCTAGCTATGTAGCAGCTAGCCACTAATGTTAAACACTCATGATTGCATCCATAaagtataatttaaatataacttAAAAGTTAGATTCAGAGGCTAGCTTGTAATATTAAGGCATATTTCAGGAATGCATGACTGCAATGGACAAACGGGAGTCAGGAAGAATTGTAGAAAAGAAAATCGAGCAAACAAGAGGAGAAACAGTAAAGCAACTTCTCAGGTTCCTTGCTGCAACACCCAGAAACCAAATCTCCAAGAAATTGGTAACTCAAACACAAATAGTTTTTACACCCTTGAAATTAATGAGCCTTGTGTACTGCCATAATATCCTTTACCTGCATCTTGTGTACTGCCATAATATCCT
The genomic region above belongs to Watersipora subatra chromosome 1, tzWatSuba1.1, whole genome shotgun sequence and contains:
- the LOC137400006 gene encoding uncharacterized protein; translated protein: MTTLSTDVQEKLGSSRDEVPREWVPQLDLSLLNSTSPDSGDFKEYLRLSLTPMDRTSNSSSKPTPETQQPLLNAMKEKLQGMKKQLTETKLPGFLTRKEVRWDPSIPQEKYSIEEDHKQEVTKAGLTDHQEIGSSGDKGKNTKESKCKKKTSCKSVEMTPSIDGQNTQMSRLSAIYMKPFRAMSKRSKGNKVSPLDEKKSSCTNTPDSVDSGMHDCNGQTGVRKNCRKENRANKRRNSKATSQVPCCNTQKPNLQEIGGRAENQTSARASFRSNDTEKKEIVDRRVKERPALEAVTKMNLQENVNVESVECQCSVKMVDRATQTEFIHTL